The following proteins are co-located in the Candidatus Paracaedibacter acanthamoebae genome:
- the nuoK gene encoding NADH-quinone oxidoreductase subunit NuoK: MTLDQALTIGLSHYLVLAALLFTVGIMGIFLNRRNVIVILMSIELILLSVNINFVAFSNYLHDLAGQIFTIFILTVAAAEAAIGLAILVVYFRNRHTIKVDDASRMHG; the protein is encoded by the coding sequence ATGACCCTCGACCAAGCCCTCACCATTGGCCTTAGCCATTATTTAGTTTTAGCTGCTCTATTATTCACAGTTGGAATAATGGGAATATTTTTAAATCGTCGTAATGTTATCGTCATTTTAATGTCGATCGAGTTAATCTTATTATCCGTCAACATTAATTTTGTTGCTTTTTCCAATTATTTGCATGACCTTGCTGGTCAAATCTTTACGATTTTTATTTTAACAGTTGCCGCTGCCGAAGCGGCCATCGGTTTAGCGATTCTTGTAGTCTATTTTCGCAATCGTCATACGATCAAAGTTGATGACGCTTCCAGAATGCATGGCTAA
- the nuoG gene encoding NADH-quinone oxidoreductase subunit NuoG yields the protein MPKLIVNDKEIEVENGLTVLQACEQAGYEIPYFCYHPRLSIAGNCRMCLVEIEKSPKPVASCAMPVAEGMVIRTNTPLVEKARKGVLELLLFNHPLDCPICDQGGECDLQDLTMGYGPSSSRFDLNKRAVTNKYMGPLVKTIMTRCIHCTRCVRFANEIAGTPEIGGIHRGEHTEITSYLEGALTSELSGNLIDICPVGALTNKPYTFHGRPWELTKTNSIDVMDAVGSNIRIDTRGQEVMRVLPRLNEDINEEWISDKTRFSYDGLSRQRLDKAYVRKDGKLTPVSLEEAFETVAHILTTTPAKEIAALSGDLADCESVTVLKELMQKVGSVNMDCRIDGAVHDSTNRSSYIFNSTIAGIEESDFILIVASDVRHEAPLVNARIRKRYLQGGVQIAVVGTTYDLTYPYTHAGEQAPTIKEIFDGSHSICAHLKAAQRPMIIIGQGALNRRDSREILRLCQEIAEKHNMIQDGWNGFNVLHTAAGRVGALDLGFTPKSNGLATSDILTGCQRGQIKTVFLNNVDNIPGGSFGEACVIYLGHHGDEGAHRADIILPGLAYTEKFATYVNTEGRPQQTEKAVANPGDAQEDWGIINQIATKAGFNLGFESRQDVLRRMIEINPIFAEMNCITPATWQKITSKYPESMSHISFKSPIDNFYMTDPISRHSSIMAACVTEIAGSGCSKKCA from the coding sequence ATGCCAAAGCTAATCGTTAATGATAAAGAAATTGAAGTTGAAAACGGTCTTACCGTTCTTCAGGCTTGTGAACAAGCTGGATATGAAATTCCCTATTTCTGTTACCATCCCCGTCTATCGATTGCCGGCAATTGCCGCATGTGTTTGGTTGAAATTGAAAAGTCACCAAAACCGGTGGCTAGCTGCGCCATGCCTGTCGCCGAGGGAATGGTGATTCGCACCAACACCCCTCTTGTTGAAAAGGCACGTAAAGGTGTTTTAGAGCTGTTATTGTTCAACCATCCGCTGGATTGCCCTATTTGTGACCAAGGCGGTGAATGTGATCTCCAAGATCTGACCATGGGCTATGGTCCTTCTAGCAGTCGTTTCGATTTAAATAAGCGTGCTGTTACAAACAAATACATGGGGCCGCTGGTAAAAACCATCATGACCCGCTGTATTCATTGCACGCGCTGTGTTCGCTTTGCCAATGAGATTGCGGGAACCCCAGAAATTGGCGGAATTCACCGCGGAGAGCACACAGAAATTACTTCTTACTTAGAGGGGGCCCTCACCTCGGAATTATCGGGTAATTTGATTGATATTTGCCCAGTCGGTGCTTTGACCAATAAACCTTATACATTCCATGGCCGTCCGTGGGAATTGACAAAAACAAACAGCATCGATGTTATGGATGCTGTTGGATCAAACATTCGTATCGATACCCGCGGCCAAGAAGTTATGCGAGTTTTGCCTCGCCTCAACGAAGATATCAATGAAGAATGGATTAGCGATAAAACCCGTTTTTCCTATGATGGTCTTTCCCGTCAACGTCTTGATAAAGCCTATGTCCGTAAGGATGGAAAATTAACCCCCGTCTCTTTGGAAGAAGCCTTTGAAACAGTTGCTCATATCTTAACCACCACACCCGCAAAGGAAATTGCTGCTTTAAGTGGGGATTTAGCAGATTGTGAGTCTGTTACTGTTTTAAAAGAATTGATGCAAAAAGTGGGCTCAGTCAACATGGATTGCCGTATTGATGGGGCCGTCCACGATTCCACCAATCGATCCAGCTATATTTTCAACAGTACAATTGCGGGTATTGAAGAAAGTGATTTCATTCTGATTGTCGCCTCTGATGTACGACACGAGGCCCCTCTCGTTAATGCACGAATCCGCAAGCGTTATCTACAGGGCGGCGTTCAAATCGCTGTTGTTGGAACCACTTATGACTTAACGTATCCTTATACTCATGCTGGCGAACAAGCCCCAACGATCAAAGAAATATTTGATGGATCGCACAGCATTTGTGCCCATCTCAAAGCGGCCCAACGCCCCATGATTATTATTGGTCAAGGCGCCCTCAACCGTCGCGATAGCCGTGAAATCTTAAGGCTCTGTCAAGAAATAGCCGAAAAACACAATATGATCCAGGATGGCTGGAATGGTTTTAATGTTCTACACACTGCAGCTGGCCGGGTGGGAGCTTTGGACTTAGGCTTTACGCCTAAATCGAATGGCTTGGCAACCTCTGATATATTGACGGGCTGTCAACGCGGCCAAATTAAGACTGTTTTCCTCAACAATGTGGATAACATTCCAGGCGGCAGTTTCGGAGAAGCCTGCGTTATCTATTTAGGCCATCATGGCGATGAAGGTGCCCATCGTGCAGACATTATTCTCCCTGGGTTAGCCTATACTGAAAAATTCGCCACTTACGTTAATACAGAGGGCCGTCCCCAACAAACAGAAAAGGCGGTGGCCAATCCGGGCGATGCCCAAGAAGACTGGGGGATTATCAATCAAATCGCGACCAAGGCTGGATTTAACCTTGGATTTGAATCGCGTCAGGATGTATTGCGCCGAATGATTGAGATCAATCCTATTTTTGCTGAAATGAATTGCATTACGCCGGCGACTTGGCAAAAAATTACCTCAAAATATCCTGAAAGTATGAGCCATATTTCGTTTAAATCGCCCATCGACAATTTTTACATGACCGATCCAATCAGTCGCCACTCCAGCATTATGGCAGCTTGTGTGACTGAAATCGCTGGATCTGGTTGCAGTAAAAAGTGCGCCTAG
- the nuoH gene encoding NADH-quinone oxidoreductase subunit NuoH → MEFTVIYHQLLTYATDMAMIAVKSLLLIIPLIVGIAYLTYAERRVIGLMQMRKGPNVTGWFGLLQPIADALKLMHKENIVPTLANKYLFILAPVITFTLSIAAWAVIPFDYGWVFADINVGILYLFAVSSLSVYGIIIAGWASNSRYAFLGALRSAAQMISYEVSIGLVIISVLLCVGSLNLTKIVEAQKTVWFAIPLLPMFIIHFISALAETNRNPFDLPEAESELVAGYHVEYSSLSFALFFLGEYANMILQSAIGTVLFLGGWLPPFDIAPFNMIPGVVWFVLKICVLLFVFLWVRATLPRYRYDQLMRLGWKIFLPFTLVWVVFSAGFLMFMGWLPKI, encoded by the coding sequence ATGGAATTTACAGTTATTTACCATCAACTCCTGACTTACGCAACCGATATGGCAATGATCGCTGTTAAGTCCTTGCTCCTCATCATTCCTCTTATCGTAGGGATTGCTTACTTAACCTATGCTGAGCGCCGGGTGATTGGCTTGATGCAAATGCGTAAAGGCCCCAACGTTACAGGATGGTTTGGATTGTTACAACCCATCGCGGACGCTTTAAAATTGATGCACAAGGAAAACATCGTTCCTACCTTGGCTAATAAGTATCTCTTTATTTTAGCACCAGTTATTACATTTACCTTGTCAATTGCTGCTTGGGCTGTGATTCCCTTTGATTATGGCTGGGTTTTTGCTGACATTAATGTGGGAATTCTGTACTTATTTGCGGTGTCATCTCTCAGTGTTTACGGTATTATTATAGCCGGTTGGGCTAGTAACTCCCGCTATGCATTCTTAGGGGCGCTGCGATCAGCGGCGCAAATGATTTCCTATGAAGTTTCCATTGGCCTTGTCATTATTTCAGTTTTGCTCTGTGTTGGATCTCTTAATCTTACAAAAATTGTCGAAGCCCAAAAAACTGTATGGTTTGCAATTCCTCTGCTACCGATGTTTATTATTCACTTTATTTCAGCCTTAGCCGAAACCAACCGGAACCCTTTCGACTTACCTGAAGCTGAATCTGAATTGGTGGCAGGCTACCACGTGGAATATTCATCCCTGTCATTTGCCCTCTTCTTTTTAGGCGAATATGCTAACATGATTTTACAAAGCGCGATTGGTACCGTTCTTTTCTTAGGGGGATGGCTGCCACCCTTTGACATTGCACCTTTTAACATGATCCCGGGCGTTGTCTGGTTTGTTTTAAAAATCTGTGTCTTGTTGTTTGTTTTCCTTTGGGTACGGGCAACGTTGCCGCGGTACAGATACGACCAACTGATGCGGTTAGGCTGGAAGATTTTCCTCCCCTTCACCTTAGTATGGGTCGTCTTTAGTGCAGGATTCTTGATGTTTATGGGCTGGCTGCCAAAGATATAG
- a CDS encoding NADH-quinone oxidoreductase subunit J, which translates to MIGEALLFYMFAGTLILSASCVILARNPVHSVLFLILCFLNGTGLFLLLNAELLAMTLAIVYVGAVAVLFLFVVMMLDIDFQELRQGLSKYAPFSAFIGLVLAAELSIIALGWKPAVNMTKTVALQTSELTNTQMIGSVLYTDYFLAFQIAGLILLVAMIGAITLTLRFRPETRRQNPIEQMHRSPADTLTLHKIESGKGVSL; encoded by the coding sequence ATGATTGGTGAAGCATTATTATTTTACATGTTTGCAGGGACATTAATTCTGTCGGCATCGTGTGTCATTCTCGCGAGGAACCCTGTGCACTCTGTCCTGTTCCTTATTTTATGCTTTCTCAATGGAACGGGGTTATTCTTGTTGCTCAATGCGGAATTATTAGCCATGACTCTCGCCATTGTTTATGTTGGAGCGGTGGCTGTTCTATTCTTGTTCGTGGTCATGATGCTGGATATTGATTTCCAAGAATTGCGGCAAGGCCTTTCAAAGTATGCACCATTTTCAGCTTTCATTGGGTTAGTTCTAGCAGCCGAGTTGTCTATTATTGCTCTGGGCTGGAAACCCGCGGTTAATATGACGAAAACAGTGGCTCTTCAAACTTCAGAATTAACAAATACCCAAATGATTGGCAGTGTTCTGTACACAGATTACTTCTTAGCCTTTCAAATTGCTGGATTGATTCTGCTGGTTGCTATGATTGGGGCCATTACCTTGACATTAAGATTTCGTCCTGAAACACGCCGCCAAAATCCGATTGAACAAATGCACCGTAGTCCGGCGGATACGTTGACCCTCCATAAAATTGAATCCGGTAAAGGAGTTTCTCTATGA
- the obgE gene encoding GTPase ObgE, with amino-acid sequence MKFLDQVKIYVKAGNGGNGCCSFRREKFIEYGGPDGGNGGRGGNLILEAADNLNTLIDYRYQQHFRAQSGQGGSGRNRTGADGDDMVLMVPVGTQILDDDKETLIVDMIEPGQRFILARGGDGGFGNTHFKTATNQAPRKTIPGWEGNERWVWMRLKLIADAGLVGLPNAGKSTFLSAVSRAKAKVADYPFTTLAPQLGMVYVHEEEFTLADLPGLIENAHQGAGLGTRFLGHVERCGVILHLIDGTQEDVAHAYITIRNELEAYGYGLESKPEVVALNKCDALTEEEIANKLNDLKSVVSHENLYVISGVTKYGITPVLAKTLDYIHQHRRRGDAAQISDKLFHPLD; translated from the coding sequence ATGAAATTTCTTGATCAAGTTAAAATTTATGTTAAAGCCGGAAACGGCGGCAATGGCTGCTGTAGTTTTCGGCGCGAGAAATTTATTGAATATGGTGGTCCCGATGGGGGTAATGGGGGACGCGGTGGCAACCTCATCCTCGAAGCTGCGGACAATCTTAACACTTTAATTGATTATCGTTATCAACAGCATTTTCGGGCCCAGAGCGGGCAAGGTGGTTCTGGCCGTAATAGAACCGGTGCTGATGGCGACGATATGGTCTTGATGGTGCCAGTCGGCACCCAGATTCTGGATGATGATAAGGAAACCCTTATTGTTGATATGATAGAACCCGGCCAAAGGTTTATTCTTGCTCGCGGGGGCGATGGCGGGTTTGGCAATACTCACTTTAAAACAGCAACCAATCAAGCTCCTCGGAAAACGATTCCGGGCTGGGAAGGAAACGAGCGTTGGGTATGGATGCGGTTAAAGCTTATTGCTGATGCTGGTCTTGTTGGCTTGCCGAATGCTGGAAAATCGACTTTTCTATCAGCCGTATCGCGGGCTAAAGCAAAAGTTGCTGATTATCCGTTCACCACGTTAGCCCCTCAATTAGGGATGGTGTATGTCCATGAAGAAGAATTTACTCTGGCCGACCTGCCAGGCTTGATTGAAAATGCGCACCAAGGTGCAGGACTAGGGACCCGCTTTCTAGGGCACGTGGAACGCTGCGGGGTAATTTTGCATTTGATTGATGGCACCCAAGAGGATGTGGCCCACGCTTATATCACGATTCGCAATGAACTCGAAGCTTATGGTTATGGCTTAGAAAGCAAACCAGAGGTTGTTGCTCTTAATAAATGCGATGCCCTAACCGAAGAAGAAATTGCGAACAAACTCAACGATCTTAAATCGGTTGTTTCCCATGAAAATTTGTATGTGATTAGCGGCGTTACCAAGTATGGTATCACCCCTGTCCTGGCAAAAACACTCGATTACATTCACCAACATCGACGACGCGGCGACGCCGCACAAATCTCTGATAAACTATTCCATCCCCTGGATTAA
- a CDS encoding amino acid ABC transporter permease gives MHLNFEAIIPSIPLILQGLGITLKFTILSLLCGLPLGIGLALAKLSRMKVIRFIASAYTSVFRGTPLLVQLGLIYYATPQLTGYTISTFEAGILTFALNSAAYTSEIIRAGIQSVDKGQWEAAQMLGLSRRQTIFGIIMPQAIRNTLPALVNEMIDLLKESSLVSTIGEADLLRQAQKVASEKYLYFEPLIIAAACYYIIVMLIALLAKRLEKRLSYA, from the coding sequence ATGCATTTAAATTTTGAAGCGATTATTCCCTCAATCCCCCTTATCCTACAAGGATTAGGGATCACTCTTAAATTTACAATCCTATCCCTCTTATGTGGATTACCGTTGGGTATTGGGCTTGCCTTAGCAAAGCTTAGCCGAATGAAAGTCATTCGCTTTATAGCCAGCGCGTATACCTCTGTATTTCGCGGCACGCCTTTATTGGTGCAACTGGGCTTGATTTACTACGCTACGCCACAGCTAACAGGCTATACAATATCAACCTTTGAAGCAGGTATTTTGACATTTGCCTTGAATTCGGCAGCTTATACATCCGAAATTATTCGAGCCGGCATCCAATCGGTCGATAAAGGCCAATGGGAGGCGGCTCAAATGCTTGGATTAAGCCGTCGTCAAACCATTTTTGGCATTATTATGCCTCAGGCAATTCGCAACACCCTGCCCGCATTAGTTAACGAAATGATTGATCTTTTAAAAGAGTCATCTTTGGTCTCAACTATTGGCGAAGCCGACCTTTTACGGCAAGCCCAAAAGGTTGCCAGCGAGAAGTATTTGTATTTTGAACCTTTAATCATTGCTGCGGCATGCTACTATATAATTGTAATGTTGATTGCCTTGTTGGCAAAACGCCTGGAAAAGAGGTTGAGCTATGCTTAG
- the nuoF gene encoding NADH-quinone oxidoreductase subunit NuoF — protein sequence MLSDKDRIFTNLYGYEPAALASAKKRGDWNKTKDFMVKGREWVIEEVKKSGLRGRGGAGFSTGLKWSFMPKNDPRPSYLVINADESEPGTCKDRDIIRNEPHKLIEGALIASFAINAHACYIYIRGEYYREAEALQAAIDEAYAAGLLGKNAAKSGWDFDLYLHRGAGAYICGEESALLESLEGRKGFPRLKPPFPAMAGLYGCPTTVNNVESIAVVPTILRRGADWFTGIGRPNNAGTKIFCISGHVNKPCNVEEAMSIPLKELIEKHAGGVRGGWDNLKAIIPGGSSVPLLPKDICDTVLMDFDALREVKSGLGTAAVIVMDKSTDVIKAIARLSKFYMHESCGQCTPCREGTGWMWRMMERLVKGQAEISDIDKLEEISRQIEGHTICALGDAAAWPVQGLIRHFRPELEERIRAYAKRNAA from the coding sequence ATGCTGAGTGATAAGGACAGAATTTTCACTAATCTCTATGGATATGAACCGGCAGCGCTAGCCAGTGCTAAAAAACGCGGCGACTGGAACAAGACAAAGGATTTCATGGTCAAAGGCCGAGAGTGGGTTATTGAAGAAGTTAAGAAATCAGGACTTCGGGGTCGCGGCGGGGCCGGCTTTTCCACTGGCCTAAAATGGTCCTTTATGCCTAAGAATGATCCGCGTCCATCGTATTTGGTGATTAACGCTGACGAATCTGAACCAGGGACCTGTAAGGACCGGGATATCATTCGCAATGAACCGCACAAACTAATTGAGGGAGCGCTCATCGCCTCTTTTGCTATTAATGCCCATGCCTGCTATATCTATATTCGCGGTGAATACTACCGCGAAGCCGAGGCTTTGCAAGCAGCGATTGATGAAGCTTATGCTGCCGGCTTATTGGGTAAAAATGCAGCCAAAAGTGGCTGGGATTTTGACCTTTATCTCCACCGCGGCGCTGGCGCTTATATATGCGGGGAAGAATCAGCCCTTCTGGAAAGTCTTGAAGGTCGAAAGGGATTCCCACGCCTCAAGCCACCGTTTCCAGCCATGGCAGGTTTGTATGGATGTCCAACCACCGTCAATAACGTTGAAAGTATTGCCGTTGTCCCGACGATTTTAAGGCGAGGGGCTGACTGGTTTACGGGCATTGGCCGTCCAAACAATGCAGGTACAAAAATCTTTTGTATTTCGGGCCATGTTAATAAACCCTGCAATGTGGAAGAAGCCATGAGTATTCCCCTCAAGGAACTTATTGAAAAGCATGCAGGCGGTGTACGGGGTGGATGGGATAACTTGAAAGCCATCATTCCAGGCGGATCTTCCGTTCCCTTACTGCCCAAGGACATTTGTGATACCGTTCTTATGGACTTTGATGCATTGCGAGAAGTTAAATCAGGTTTGGGAACAGCGGCTGTCATTGTCATGGATAAGTCGACGGATGTTATTAAGGCAATTGCTCGTCTCTCAAAATTTTATATGCACGAAAGCTGTGGTCAGTGTACACCGTGCCGCGAAGGAACAGGGTGGATGTGGCGCATGATGGAACGTCTTGTCAAAGGCCAAGCTGAAATTTCCGATATTGATAAGTTAGAAGAGATTTCAAGGCAAATTGAAGGACACACTATTTGTGCTCTGGGCGATGCAGCCGCGTGGCCAGTTCAAGGTTTAATCCGCCACTTCCGTCCAGAACTAGAAGAGCGTATTCGGGCTTATGCAAAAAGAAATGCAGCTTAG
- the nuoI gene encoding NADH-quinone oxidoreductase subunit NuoI produces the protein MSVLFKRIRHWVLFEIAKGLWLTLRYFFRPKVTINYPYEKGSLSPRFRGEHALRRYPNGEERCIACKLCEAICPAQAITIEAEEREDGSRRTTRYDIDMTKCIYCGFCQEACPVDAIVEGPNFEFSTFTHQELYYDKERLLANGERWEREIAENLRKDAPYR, from the coding sequence ATGTCGGTCTTATTTAAACGCATTCGCCATTGGGTGTTATTTGAAATTGCAAAGGGTCTCTGGCTGACGTTGCGGTATTTTTTCCGGCCCAAGGTCACAATTAACTATCCCTATGAAAAAGGATCTCTGAGCCCCCGTTTTCGGGGAGAGCATGCCCTTCGGCGCTACCCGAATGGCGAAGAACGTTGTATTGCTTGTAAACTATGTGAAGCGATTTGCCCGGCTCAAGCAATCACCATCGAAGCCGAAGAGCGCGAGGATGGAAGCCGCCGCACGACTCGCTATGATATTGATATGACCAAATGCATTTATTGTGGATTCTGTCAGGAAGCTTGTCCGGTGGATGCAATTGTCGAAGGGCCAAACTTTGAGTTTTCAACATTTACTCACCAAGAACTTTATTATGATAAAGAACGTCTGTTGGCAAACGGGGAACGTTGGGAACGGGAAATTGCAGAGAACTTGCGTAAAGATGCCCCTTATCGGTAA
- a CDS encoding ABC transporter substrate-binding protein — MKKLLSLALITSLLMGCKKEEANAPKEPNKLIIGLSADYPPFEYFKNGKIVGFDVALMEALTKKLGVDVEFKDMNFDGIIGALQTKRIDAAISSISASEDRKQAVDFTNTYYSGGIAMVCSKESDVATILDLKGTTIGLQAGSVYEPYANDGLKNQLGELTIKSLPKIPDLIQDLKSKRIVCILMGTTEAKRLALEQPDLKAIPISGSETEVAIALPKGSALKDKLNTALAEMKADGSLDKLIQEWLK, encoded by the coding sequence ATGAAAAAATTATTATCCCTTGCTCTCATCACAAGCTTGCTGATGGGCTGCAAAAAAGAAGAAGCTAATGCCCCTAAAGAACCTAACAAACTTATCATTGGCTTGTCCGCGGATTATCCTCCTTTCGAATATTTCAAGAATGGTAAAATTGTAGGTTTTGATGTGGCCTTAATGGAAGCCTTAACGAAAAAGTTGGGCGTTGACGTTGAATTCAAAGATATGAATTTCGATGGTATTATCGGGGCATTACAAACGAAACGTATTGATGCAGCAATTTCTTCTATCTCTGCCTCCGAAGACCGAAAGCAAGCCGTGGACTTTACAAACACCTATTATTCTGGCGGCATTGCCATGGTTTGTTCAAAAGAGTCGGACGTTGCAACCATTCTTGACCTTAAAGGGACGACAATTGGTTTACAAGCTGGATCAGTTTATGAGCCCTATGCCAATGACGGCTTAAAGAATCAATTAGGAGAGCTAACGATTAAAAGCTTGCCAAAAATTCCTGACTTAATCCAAGACCTTAAGTCAAAAAGAATCGTTTGCATTTTGATGGGGACAACTGAGGCCAAACGCCTAGCACTGGAACAACCTGATTTAAAGGCTATTCCCATTAGCGGATCAGAGACTGAGGTGGCGATTGCATTGCCTAAGGGATCGGCTTTAAAAGATAAACTTAATACAGCCTTAGCTGAGATGAAGGCTGATGGCAGTCTGGATAAGTTGATTCAGGAATGGTTGAAATAG